From Streptomyces sp. Edi4, one genomic window encodes:
- a CDS encoding enediyne biosynthesis protein, with product MTAALHPTPAETAPSSAAVKPPKAKPDPRYLALRNFAMSITAFNVFGYTLLGFEQPYLWPVFAVLMGYTTEITFELISAWAYQRRPRFLGGGARGLYEFLLPSHITALAVNMLLYANNQILPVLFGVFVGVAGKHAFQAPVNGRMRHFMNPSNFGITMTLVCFGWVSIAPPYEFTENANTYFRIMIAIIIATAGTVLNTMLTRKVPLIVGWMGGFAIQAFVRHGIWDVALFSALGSMTGVAFVLFTNYMITDPGTTPTKGRAQFMFGGSVAFVYGALMQLNVTYTLFIALVVVCGARGVGWWAVSLFQRRRARRGPDTTAVSQQIPARTPQTTDAGAIRA from the coding sequence ATGACCGCCGCCCTGCACCCCACTCCGGCCGAGACCGCGCCATCGAGCGCCGCCGTCAAGCCCCCCAAGGCGAAACCCGACCCCCGGTATCTGGCGCTGCGCAACTTCGCGATGTCGATCACCGCCTTCAATGTGTTCGGCTACACCCTGCTCGGCTTCGAACAGCCCTATCTCTGGCCGGTCTTCGCCGTCCTGATGGGTTACACGACCGAGATCACCTTCGAGCTGATCAGCGCGTGGGCCTACCAGCGCAGGCCACGGTTCCTCGGCGGCGGAGCGCGCGGACTGTATGAGTTCCTGCTGCCATCGCACATCACCGCGCTCGCCGTCAACATGCTGCTCTACGCCAACAACCAGATCCTGCCGGTCCTGTTCGGGGTGTTCGTCGGCGTCGCGGGCAAGCACGCGTTCCAGGCGCCCGTCAACGGGCGGATGCGGCACTTCATGAACCCGTCCAACTTCGGCATCACGATGACCCTCGTCTGCTTCGGCTGGGTCAGCATCGCGCCGCCGTACGAGTTCACCGAGAACGCGAACACGTACTTCCGCATCATGATCGCGATCATCATCGCCACGGCGGGCACCGTCCTCAACACCATGCTCACCCGGAAGGTGCCGCTGATCGTGGGCTGGATGGGCGGCTTCGCCATCCAGGCCTTCGTCCGGCACGGCATCTGGGACGTCGCGCTGTTCTCGGCGCTCGGTTCGATGACCGGCGTGGCGTTCGTGCTCTTCACCAACTACATGATCACCGACCCCGGTACGACACCGACGAAGGGCCGGGCCCAGTTCATGTTCGGCGGATCCGTCGCGTTCGTCTACGGGGCCCTGATGCAACTCAACGTCACCTACACCCTCTTCATCGCCCTCGTCGTCGTCTGTGGTGCCCGGGGCGTCGGCTGGTGGGCCGTGTCCCTCTTCCAGCGCCGTCGAGCCCGGCGCGGGCCCGACACCACGGCGGTGAGCCAACAGATCCCGGCGCGGACGCCGCAGACCACGGACGCGGGGGCGATACGGGCATGA
- a CDS encoding ASPIC/UnbV domain-containing protein, with product MRLRMRLRRLVPGVLAVAVATTLFFGADSAVSVSGGARTAAKYTFHELPITLPPGYDNLHMNTIRQVNPAYQKVRSWISAVGAGVAINDVTGHGRADGMCLVDTRTNKVIVTYTPTAPAADRFTPFTLEAAPLPYDDTMAPTGCAAGDFTGDGRMGFLVTYWGRTPILFLPRTSATSPSPSAYVPQEIVPSQSADGTYHGPRWNTDAVYIADLDGSGHPSVIVGNYFPDSDVLDPHGLKNVVMTNSLSSGNNAGGDHVLRWHDATSGDHPAARYVEEKDAIPFQISTGWTLALSGADLTGDGLPEAYIANDFGHGHLLYNQSTPGHIKFTEAKGVRTGTTPKSFVLGNGSFKGMGVDFADLNSNGSFDFFVSNINVAWGLQESNLLFVNHAADPADMKKQLSKGIAPFEQEAQQYGLAWTGWCWDVKAGDFLNQGQQDVIQTDGFVKGTNNRWNWLQEAATENDDLLSNPAMWPNFQPGDDVSGHEALAFYAKNSNGTYVNVSSDLGLAEPTPTRAVATGDTTGTGTLDFAVARQWGAPAFYANKAPDLGHSLELKLYRPSTDQSGAGKGLEAIGAPAYGATVQITTPQGTQISQLDGGGGHVGFRSFDVHFGIGSYSGPVSAHLQWRDADGGLHQQTLRLRPGVHTLMLTGTAQEVSSP from the coding sequence ATGAGGCTGAGGATGCGTCTTCGTCGGCTGGTGCCGGGCGTCCTTGCCGTCGCCGTCGCCACCACGCTGTTCTTCGGCGCGGACAGCGCGGTCAGCGTGTCCGGCGGCGCGCGGACCGCCGCCAAGTACACGTTCCACGAACTGCCCATCACCCTGCCGCCCGGCTACGACAACCTGCACATGAACACGATCCGTCAGGTCAACCCGGCCTACCAGAAGGTCCGTTCATGGATCTCGGCGGTGGGCGCCGGCGTCGCCATCAACGACGTCACAGGACACGGGCGCGCCGACGGCATGTGCCTGGTCGACACCCGCACCAACAAGGTGATCGTCACCTACACGCCCACCGCCCCGGCGGCCGACCGGTTCACGCCGTTCACCCTCGAGGCGGCGCCGCTGCCCTACGACGACACGATGGCGCCCACCGGCTGCGCGGCGGGCGACTTCACCGGGGACGGGCGCATGGGCTTCCTCGTGACGTACTGGGGGCGCACCCCGATCCTGTTCCTGCCGAGGACGAGCGCCACCTCGCCCTCACCGAGCGCGTACGTGCCGCAGGAAATCGTGCCCTCGCAGTCGGCCGACGGGACCTACCACGGCCCGCGCTGGAACACCGACGCCGTGTACATCGCGGACCTCGACGGCAGCGGACACCCCTCCGTCATCGTCGGCAACTACTTCCCCGACTCCGACGTACTCGATCCGCACGGCCTGAAGAACGTCGTGATGACCAACAGCCTCTCCTCCGGCAACAACGCCGGCGGCGACCATGTGCTGCGCTGGCACGACGCCACCTCCGGTGACCACCCGGCCGCCCGCTACGTCGAGGAGAAGGACGCCATCCCCTTCCAGATCTCGACCGGCTGGACGCTCGCGCTGTCCGGGGCGGACCTGACAGGTGACGGTCTGCCGGAGGCCTACATCGCCAACGACTTCGGCCACGGCCACCTCCTGTACAACCAGTCGACCCCGGGCCACATCAAGTTCACCGAGGCCAAGGGCGTGCGCACGGGCACGACCCCCAAGTCGTTCGTGCTGGGCAACGGCTCCTTCAAGGGGATGGGCGTCGACTTCGCCGACCTGAACAGCAACGGCAGCTTCGACTTCTTCGTCAGCAACATCAACGTCGCCTGGGGCCTTCAGGAGAGCAATCTGCTCTTCGTCAACCACGCCGCGGACCCGGCCGACATGAAGAAGCAGCTCAGCAAGGGCATCGCCCCCTTCGAACAGGAAGCACAGCAGTACGGCCTTGCGTGGACCGGCTGGTGCTGGGACGTCAAGGCGGGCGACTTCCTCAACCAGGGGCAGCAGGACGTGATCCAGACCGACGGTTTCGTCAAGGGCACCAACAACCGGTGGAACTGGCTCCAGGAGGCGGCCACCGAGAACGACGACCTGCTGAGCAACCCGGCGATGTGGCCCAACTTCCAGCCCGGTGACGACGTCTCGGGCCATGAGGCCCTGGCCTTCTACGCCAAGAACTCCAACGGCACCTACGTCAACGTGAGCTCCGATCTCGGTCTCGCCGAGCCCACCCCGACCCGGGCCGTCGCCACCGGCGACACCACGGGTACGGGAACCCTGGACTTCGCGGTGGCACGGCAGTGGGGAGCGCCCGCGTTCTACGCCAACAAGGCGCCGGACCTCGGTCATTCGCTGGAGCTGAAGCTGTACCGCCCCTCCACCGACCAGAGCGGCGCCGGCAAGGGTCTGGAAGCCATCGGCGCGCCCGCCTACGGCGCCACCGTCCAGATCACCACCCCGCAGGGCACCCAGATCTCCCAGCTCGACGGCGGCGGCGGCCATGTCGGCTTCCGCAGCTTCGACGTCCATTTCGGGATCGGTTCCTACAGCGGTCCCGTCTCCGCCCACCTCCAGTGGCGGGACGCCGACGGGGGACTCCACCAGCAGACGCTGCGGCTGAGGCCCGGCGTCCACACCCTGATGCTCACCGGCACCGCCCAGGAGGTTTCGAGCCCATGA
- a CDS encoding tryptophan 7-halogenase — protein MLACILARHGVSTLLLEGASHPRFTIGESLIPETGLRLRIVAEKYGVPEIGWIGTFHKLRRHVSSNCGVKRSFGFMYHRAGEENRPEEINQFGTLTPPVGPDSHLFRQDTDAYLAALAVTYGARFHSGTRIEDIDFGDDEVALRATSGETYRAKLLIDASGMRSMVSDQLGMRDEVPRFRTDTRAIYTHMMGVRSTDLLLDPKDRQKLITPLGQSTMHHVFDGGWMWVIPFSNHRAATNPLTSVGLMLDRRKHPEPHGTPEGEFRKIISAYPTIARHFAEARAARPWVRSGRIQYSSPHLTGHRLIQLPHAAAFIDPLYSSGMSVLIAAVDMIAESLLKAVVENDYATERFKPMEDVVNRGFDHYDTVVSGSIDSFASYETWNAWNRNWVMGSLLGTFGPLSLLMRYHKTKDRSHLEKTTEPSRMGVLGSHLPGVVEMAQASRLHMDAALAGEITHQEASERIFARFRAIDFLPTYMGFGDPEKTATATFTLLPGARHVMWYRMHGDALYRDNCVFPLLTYARDGAAFVLDETRDAYRRGFSALRDVLFARNGDWRHIAPALAAHPELVTPVQAHTPGPQEPPGLDDIETSLTQAAPTETR, from the coding sequence ATGCTCGCGTGCATCCTCGCCCGGCACGGAGTTTCCACTCTGCTGCTGGAAGGCGCCAGCCATCCGAGATTCACCATCGGCGAATCACTGATTCCCGAGACCGGCCTGCGCCTGCGCATCGTCGCCGAGAAATACGGCGTCCCCGAGATCGGCTGGATCGGCACGTTCCACAAACTCCGCAGGCATGTGAGCAGCAACTGCGGAGTAAAGCGCTCCTTCGGTTTCATGTACCACCGGGCCGGCGAGGAGAACAGGCCCGAGGAGATCAACCAGTTCGGGACGCTGACGCCGCCCGTCGGCCCCGACTCCCACCTCTTCCGCCAGGACACCGACGCCTACCTCGCCGCGCTCGCGGTCACCTACGGCGCGAGGTTCCATTCCGGGACCCGTATCGAGGACATCGACTTCGGGGACGACGAGGTCGCACTCCGCGCCACCTCCGGCGAGACCTACCGCGCCAAGCTCCTCATCGACGCCTCCGGCATGCGGTCGATGGTCTCCGACCAGCTCGGCATGCGCGACGAGGTGCCGCGCTTCCGCACCGACACCCGCGCCATCTACACCCACATGATGGGAGTCAGGAGCACCGATCTCCTCCTGGACCCCAAGGACCGGCAGAAACTGATCACACCGCTCGGCCAGTCCACCATGCACCACGTCTTCGACGGCGGCTGGATGTGGGTCATCCCCTTCAGCAACCACCGCGCCGCGACCAACCCGCTGACCAGCGTGGGCCTGATGCTCGACCGGCGCAAACACCCCGAGCCGCACGGCACGCCGGAAGGGGAGTTCCGCAAGATCATCTCCGCCTACCCGACGATCGCCCGGCACTTCGCCGAGGCGCGCGCCGCGCGCCCCTGGGTCCGCTCGGGCCGCATCCAGTACTCCTCGCCCCACCTGACCGGACACCGCCTCATCCAGCTCCCCCACGCGGCCGCCTTCATCGACCCGCTCTACTCCAGCGGCATGTCGGTGCTCATCGCCGCGGTCGACATGATCGCCGAATCGCTGCTCAAGGCCGTCGTGGAGAACGACTACGCGACCGAGCGGTTCAAGCCCATGGAGGACGTGGTCAACCGCGGCTTCGACCACTACGACACCGTCGTCTCCGGCTCCATCGACTCCTTCGCCAGTTACGAGACCTGGAACGCGTGGAACCGCAACTGGGTGATGGGCAGCCTCCTCGGCACCTTCGGCCCGCTCTCCCTGCTGATGCGTTACCACAAGACGAAGGACCGCTCCCACCTGGAGAAGACGACCGAGCCGAGCCGCATGGGAGTGCTCGGCAGCCATCTGCCGGGTGTCGTCGAGATGGCGCAGGCCTCACGCCTCCACATGGACGCCGCACTCGCCGGCGAGATCACCCATCAGGAGGCGAGTGAGCGCATCTTCGCCCGCTTCCGCGCGATCGACTTCCTGCCGACCTACATGGGCTTCGGCGACCCCGAGAAGACCGCGACGGCGACGTTCACCCTGCTTCCCGGCGCCCGCCACGTGATGTGGTACCGGATGCACGGGGACGCGCTGTACCGGGACAACTGCGTCTTCCCGCTCCTGACATACGCACGGGACGGCGCGGCCTTCGTGCTCGACGAGACGCGCGACGCCTACCGGCGCGGTTTCTCCGCGCTGCGCGACGTCCTGTTCGCCCGCAACGGCGACTGGCGGCACATCGCCCCGGCGCTCGCCGCGCACCCCGAGCTCGTGACCCCGGTCCAGGCGCACACGCCGGGCCCGCAGGAACCGCCGGGACTCGACGACATCGAGACCTCCCTGACCCAGGCCGCGCCGACCGAGACCCGCTGA